The Dasypus novemcinctus isolate mDasNov1 chromosome 13, mDasNov1.1.hap2, whole genome shotgun sequence genome segment aaTATTGCTTGACAGATTTTGAGCACTCAAAAACTGTTGGCTATTaatcaaatttaaaacttttggccACACTTTCAAGGCACTTTATAATCTGGCCTCTGCCCATCTAACCTATCCATTACTCTGTGTCTTCTTCATTTGAATCTTGCTGTTTTCCTCACTGCATCACAAATCTGTATAACTCTGGATGGCTGCCTTTGCCTGAAAGGTCCTTAACAATCCAAATCCTCCCCAGCTTTCCAAGCTCACTTCAAATCCCCAGTCCTTTATAAcattttatgactttttattaCTTCACTTCTCATAACCATCTTCTCAGTACTATAGAATTTAGCAAATAATTACACACtcatcattttttcatgtgatcaGTTTTTGTCTCTCCAGCAACCTGTAAATTCCCGGAAGGCAAGGACAAAATCTGATACTTTTGGGCACTTTCAGTGGACTGAACATATTGCCTTTATTCCATTTCTGGCATCTGTAATGAGATCCAACACAGGCAACAGAGAAGGGTGTGGAGAGCTCATAGCTTTAATGATAGATTAGTTGGGGGGTGAGGATAGCTTTTCTCCTATCTATGCCATTCTCCAAAGGTAGAGACTCCCTTCACCTAAGATCCACTTTTAAACCAAGAAGGGCACACCTAGCCCACATATTGCCATCAAATAGACTTCTTTCCCTAATCATTCCCTCACCTCTCTACTTTCCAGGAGAAAATAAtgttagatctttaatttcttatgGATAATGAGCATTCCTTGCTCTTTCAGTTCCTTCCTCTCAGCAGTATCAATACTTAGGTTTCCTACTAAATGTCACGATCCCCAAAACCTCTCAGCTTTAGGTGTAATCTTAGGAGTAGATGAACTGGAACAATTTGCTTACTATCCAGGGTCTAGGAAAATTGGTGAAAAGCCCATCAAGCAGTCTGGAATGCAGAAACCTTGCCCAGAATCCTTATCCTGTGACCATTTCAACCCTGGACTGCAGCCTCATGACTCTGGATAAATGTCATTGTTTTAAGTGTCTCCTAGTCTCCATTGTCTCTTCAATCCCCATTCCCCAGATTATTCTCAAACTAGTCATGGGATCACTGGCCTAGTTATCAAATGCAAAGGCACATAGCAGAGAGCCCAGAAAGGAATGGAACTAGGAGGGTTGCTGAGGAGAGGAACCCCGGCATCTGAGGGGAAAAGGTGCAGCTTCTCTAAGTCTGGCAGGAAGACTCGGGCATCCTCCAGAGCTGCCTGAGCTGCCACAGTAAAGTTGGGGTCACCAGAGATTAATACATCAAAGACACAGGAATGAAAGTAAGCATCTTCAACTGGCAACCCTTCCTTGCACAGCTGTCTGGCAGTGTCAATGGTTATAGCTCCCCGGCGATTGCGCTCTGATCGAGAGAGTCGCTGACTTGGGGGGCACCCCCCCACACAAAGCTGCAGGTCCTGCTCAGCTGAGAAGGCCCTAGCCACGTCCTCAGCTACCTTGATGGAGAAGGATAGCTGCCTAGCTGTCTGACGAATGATTATGGTTGTGCCAATATAGGCAGCTCGGATCTCCACATGGCTCCCAGGGTCAGTAGTTTGAATGGACAAACTTGAGCCTCCGGGCCGGTCACCTCCATTGATAGAACCATCTTCAAAAGCTGCAGGAAGATTGTCCACTTCAGCCTGGTAGACCTTCTGATCAATGCATTCTTGCATGTTCTTAAAAATGATGGTGAGCTGTGAGGGCCAGAGGGAAAATAGTTTATTAGGAATCTGATCCAACCTGAAGTGCAAGGCTTATCGTGCCCCTCACTCCTTGATCCCTTTTCCTATGCTCCAGTATCACCTCATCCCTACTCAacccttctctctcctttttggtCTCAGTCTCAACTTCCATAAGAGAAGGAAGTTTCTTTCTGAAACTCCTCAACCTGGGGTTCCTCAGCTCTTCTCTCCTCAACTTTCTCTTCagtgttttctgtgtctgagtGAAATTCTCATCAGGGGAAAGTAATTTACAGGATCAAGTGTTTGGTAGAAGGGCCGTGACCCAAGATGGGAGAGTGGTCGAGGAAGAACAGGAATAGGAAGCGTTGTGGTGGAATAGTGGGGATGGGGAGGGCGCTTGACCCCGGGGCGATCAAGGGAGGATCTCTTGAGGTGGGTTGGGAGGAGCAATTGAGGCCCTGACCTTCCGGGTGGTGGTGGCGTTGGCCCCAGATGCCACGGGGGAGCTCGTGGCCTGGACGAAAAGAAAGTCGTTATCCAGCAGGGGCCAGGCTCCTTGAACACGGCACGTGTGAAAGTGGTGATAGAAGCTGCGCACGTGAGGGTCTCCGAAGGAGGCGCAGTGCAAGAAGCCCGGGGGACGGCCGTGAAGCCGGGAAAACCGGCCTTCGTAGTCACAGGGGTCCGGGGCTGGGGGTCCGGAGGAGCGAGCGGGGCCGGCGCCTGGAAGCGCGGggccccggggcgggggcggggccgtggGGCCCTGGCGGGAGCAGTTGTGCTGAATCATCAGGTCTTCGATACCGTGCACCGCCGAGTGGAAGGCCAGGTCCCCGCGGCAGGTGCGGGCGGTGCGCCGAGTGCAGAGCGCGTAGGAGCGGAGGGCACGGCAGAGGCCGCCGGAGCCCACCCTTCCACCCCGGCCTCCTCCTCGAAGTGCTTCCGGTGAACCCCCTCCTCTCAGACTCAGGGTGGACGACACATACTCAGCGTTGCAGCGGAGGATCTTGCATTGAGAATGAGCTGAGGACCGAGAGAGGCTCGTGAGATCATCTCCAGATCCTCGCACCAACCGTCTCCTCATAACTCTCCCAAATCTCATTAGGGGATTTCAGCCTAAAACCCAAGTGAGGGCCTTCTCCAGTCCCCAGCCCCATAGTTTTGCCCATATTTTTCAGTCGTATGCGATCCCGCTAGATCTCTTCTCCCTGTCGACCAAGGGCTTCCCCAATGCCCTTCCCCCAGTTGAGTGGGAAATAAAGAAAGACCTAAGAGTGGAGAGTGACTGGGACTCCTCGGCACCCATCTCGTCCTACCCATACATGCGCACATGCCCTCCCTTACAAAGCAGCCTACCCTCTGCATTTCCCCAAACCCTTCCCTGGCCCTTCCTTACCATGTCCACAGAGGAGCAGCAGGAGAGTGAGAGTGCTTAGAGTTGGGGGACTGCCATGGGGGGACCGGGGACAAGGGGACTGGCCTGGATCCCCCATACCCATCCAACCAGGTCCCCCCAGGCTCCGGCTCTTTCCAGCTGATGACCTTCCTACCTAGTGAATTTTGACCGGTCGTCCTGTAAGGGACTGAAAAAAGAAATTTGGCTGGGCATAGACGAGAGAGAAGAGTTGAAGATTGGTCAGGGTATGTGAAGAGAATTTGGGGAGATCAAGTAAAGCATAAGAAGACAAGTTTGGGGAGAATGGGGCTCCCCGAACTCTAAGTGTGGCTATTTAGCTTCCATGCCCTGCTCCCAGTGGCCACTTTCAGGTCCCTTGTGCAATACCCCtagctgggggtggagggaagggtgAGTGGACTCGGGGTGGGGATCAGGGCAGAGTCCATTGTATTGACCCATCCTGAGCTACCAAATAGCAGAAATGTCAAAAATTGAAGAATCATGGGGATAGGTCAAATTCTGGTCACTCCAGTGGGTTCCCCAATAGAATTAGGATCTGAAAATACTGAGAAACTTGCCTCTTATTTGCTACTTCCCATCAGGAGGGGCTACCCTCCAGGGagaattcatttcttttcctcctttgtgTCAGGATTTTCAGCAAGAAGGAGTAAAAGTGGAATGTATGTCCCCTCTCTAGAATATCAGCattcaaataaaaagggaacCAATCCTTTTATCTGTTCAAGAGAGCAACAATTATAATCCCTCTCTCTTTCATGGAATAAAGGGATGAAAGCCAAGCATGTGAATCAATTTGTTGCTTTCTGAGTCAacagtttttgtatttttttaaacctgaCTGAAGAATCGCTCTTTCCATTAGTCTTCCCTCTGCAAATTCAGAAGTTCTCTGTCCTTCTTTTGATGAGAACAGGGGTTGGGGAGAGGCTAACTCCCTCCTTCTGAACTTCCCTCTCTTGGGGTATGGATATGATGGGGGGAAGAGTCATG includes the following:
- the HJV gene encoding LOW QUALITY PROTEIN: hemojuvelin (The sequence of the model RefSeq protein was modified relative to this genomic sequence to represent the inferred CDS: inserted 2 bases in 1 codon), producing MGMGDPGQSPCPRSPHGSPPTLSTLTLLLLLCGHAHSQCKILRCNAEYVSSTLSLRGGGSPEALRGGGRGGRVGSGGLCRALRSYALCTRRTARTCRGDLAFHSAVHGIEDLMIQHNCSRQGPTAPPPPRGPALPGAGPARSSGPPAPDPCDYEGRFSRLHGRPPGFLHCASFGDPHVRSFYHHFHTCRVQGAWPLLDNDFLFVQATSSPVASGANATTTRKLTIIFKNMQECIDQKVYQAEVDNLPAAFEDGSINGGDRPGGSSLSIQTTDPGSHVEIRAAYIGTTIIIRQTARQLSFSIKVAEDVARAFSAEQDLQLCVGGCPPSQRLSRSERNRRGAITIDTARQLCKEGLPVEDAYFHSCVFDVLISGDPNFTVAAQAALEDARVFLPDLEKLHLFPSDAGVPXSSATLLVPFLSGLSAMCLCI